From the genome of Abyssicoccus albus, one region includes:
- a CDS encoding citrate synthase gives MSEQKKGLEGVIASETRISSIVGDQLTYAGYKIDDLAENALFEEVIFLLWNFRLPNQDELTDLQQQLTEHMSLNPRMYSHFEDYATDKIHPMAGLRTSLSYLAHFDEKSEDMSDEVNMKKAIRIQAKIASLVAAFSRVRQGKEVLKPKAEYSYAKNFLYMLFGEEPTDVQVEGFNKALVLHADHELNASTFTARVCVATLSDMYSGVTAAAGALKGPLHGGANEQVIKMITEIGSLDKVDEYIYNKLENKEKIMGMGHRVYKSGDPRAKFLKEMSRKLTEENGKKEFFEISLRIAEIVEKEKGLLPNVDFFSATVYDTMGIEHDLFTPIFAISRTSGWIAHILEQYSDNRLIRPRAEYIGETDRKYTPIEER, from the coding sequence ATGTCTGAACAAAAAAAGGGTTTAGAAGGTGTTATTGCTTCTGAAACTAGAATTAGCTCTATAGTAGGTGATCAATTAACATACGCAGGATATAAAATTGATGACTTGGCTGAAAACGCTTTATTTGAAGAAGTGATTTTCTTATTATGGAATTTCAGGTTGCCAAATCAAGATGAGTTGACTGATTTACAACAACAATTAACAGAGCATATGTCATTAAATCCAAGAATGTATAGTCATTTTGAAGATTATGCAACGGATAAAATACATCCTATGGCTGGACTTCGTACTTCATTATCTTACTTAGCTCATTTCGATGAGAAATCTGAAGATATGTCTGATGAAGTTAATATGAAGAAAGCAATCAGAATTCAAGCGAAAATTGCCTCTTTAGTTGCGGCGTTCAGTCGCGTGCGTCAAGGTAAAGAAGTATTGAAGCCTAAAGCTGAATATTCATATGCTAAAAACTTCTTATATATGTTATTTGGTGAGGAACCAACTGATGTTCAAGTTGAAGGATTTAATAAAGCATTAGTATTGCATGCGGATCATGAATTAAACGCTTCAACATTTACAGCACGAGTTTGTGTAGCAACTTTAAGTGATATGTACTCAGGTGTTACTGCAGCTGCGGGTGCATTAAAAGGTCCTTTACACGGTGGCGCAAATGAACAAGTAATCAAAATGATTACTGAAATTGGTTCATTAGATAAAGTTGATGAATACATTTATAACAAATTAGAGAACAAAGAAAAAATTATGGGTATGGGACATCGTGTATACAAAAGTGGTGACCCACGTGCTAAATTTTTAAAAGAAATGAGTCGTAAATTAACTGAAGAAAACGGTAAAAAAGAATTCTTTGAAATTTCATTACGTATTGCTGAAATCGTTGAAAAAGAAAAAGGATTACTTCCGAATGTCGATTTCTTTAGTGCGACAGTATATGATACGATGGGTATTGAGCATGATTTGTTCACGCCGATATTTGCGATTAGTCGTACGTCAGGATGGATTGCACATATTTTAGAACAGTATTCAGATAATAGACTGATTAGACCTCGTGCTGAGTATATTGGTGAAACAGATCGTAAATATACACCGATAGAAGAAAGATAA
- a CDS encoding FxsA family protein gives MRKLLLFFIMIFIIEIFTLIYISDAIGFVYTFLGVMLTSLIGGYIVKRYSKLNWQQVKSSLERGVTPEYSIFKSILLIIVGALVVLPGFIGDIIGIILLIPKVQHYVISTIKGYVMHKMRQKGTVIIRSNRFRP, from the coding sequence ATGAGGAAGTTATTATTATTCTTTATCATGATATTCATCATAGAGATATTTACATTAATATATATTAGTGATGCCATAGGTTTTGTATATACATTTTTAGGGGTGATGTTAACGAGCTTAATTGGTGGCTATATCGTCAAACGGTATTCAAAATTAAATTGGCAACAAGTTAAGTCATCCTTGGAACGTGGTGTCACGCCTGAGTATTCTATATTTAAATCAATATTATTAATTATTGTCGGCGCACTTGTAGTGTTGCCAGGATTTATCGGAGATATTATTGGTATTATTCTATTAATACCTAAAGTTCAACATTACGTTATATCAACGATTAAAGGATATGTAATGCATAAAATGAGGCAAAAAGGGACAGTCATTATCAGGTCAAACCGATTTAGACCATAA
- the pfkA gene encoding 6-phosphofructokinase, with amino-acid sequence MKKIAVLTSGGDSPGMNAAVRAVTRKAIYHGIEVYGVYNGYQGLLQDKIEKLELGSVGDTIQRGGTFLRSARCPEFKDKEVRKQAIENLYKRGIEALVVIGGDGSYRGAQRLNEEGIKTIAVPGTIDNDINGTDFTIGFDTALNTIIDTVDKIRDTASSHERTFIIEVMGRDAGDLALWAGLAGGAETILIPEEKVQIEHIAERIQKGIERGKKHSVIIVAEGVMSANECSQELKKYINVDTRESVLGHMQRGGAPTGVDRVLASRLGAYAVELLMNNESGYAVGIKSNHLSKTTFDEVFKEAHQIDHKLYQLSEELSI; translated from the coding sequence ATGAAAAAGATTGCAGTATTAACAAGTGGAGGAGATTCCCCAGGTATGAATGCCGCGGTTCGTGCAGTCACTAGAAAAGCAATTTATCATGGGATTGAAGTCTATGGTGTATATAACGGATACCAGGGATTATTGCAAGATAAAATAGAGAAACTAGAGCTTGGTAGTGTTGGTGATACAATCCAGCGTGGAGGAACATTTTTAAGATCTGCTAGGTGTCCTGAATTTAAAGATAAAGAAGTCCGAAAGCAAGCGATCGAAAACCTATACAAAAGAGGAATTGAAGCATTGGTCGTAATCGGTGGAGATGGTAGTTATCGTGGCGCACAACGATTAAATGAAGAAGGAATTAAAACGATTGCTGTACCGGGAACAATCGATAATGATATTAATGGTACCGACTTTACGATTGGCTTTGATACGGCATTGAACACGATTATTGATACGGTCGATAAGATTAGAGATACTGCATCGAGCCATGAGAGAACATTTATTATTGAAGTAATGGGAAGAGATGCTGGAGATTTAGCACTTTGGGCTGGACTTGCAGGTGGTGCAGAAACGATTCTAATCCCTGAAGAGAAAGTTCAAATAGAACACATTGCTGAGCGTATCCAAAAAGGAATCGAACGTGGGAAAAAGCATTCGGTTATTATCGTTGCAGAAGGTGTCATGAGTGCCAATGAGTGTAGCCAAGAATTAAAGAAATATATCAATGTCGATACGCGAGAATCAGTTCTTGGGCATATGCAACGTGGTGGTGCACCAACAGGTGTTGATCGAGTTCTTGCGTCAAGACTTGGAGCATATGCTGTTGAGTTGTTGATGAATAATGAATCAGGGTACGCAGTCGGAATTAAATCAAATCACTTATCTAAAACAACGTTCGACGAGGTATTTAAAGAAGCTCACCAAATTGATCACAAGTTATATCAATTATCTGAAGAATTATCGATTTAA
- the pyk gene encoding pyruvate kinase produces the protein MRKTKIVCTIGPASESKEKLHALMEAGMNIARLNFSHGDYEEHQARIENIREVSKSLNKTVGILLDTKGPEIRTHNMKDDAIELTKGSKLAVSMKEVLGDTDKISVTYADLIHDVSEGSKILLDDGLIGLTVESVDQDHQLIHTVVNNNGTLKNKKGVNVPGVSVNLPGITEKDASDIRFGIEQGVDFIAASFIRRPSDVLEIRELLEETDATHIQIIPKIENEEGILNIDSILEVSDGLMIARGDMGVEIPPEKVPMVQKDLVRKCNILGKPVITATQMLDSMQRNPRCTRAEASDVANAIYDGTDAVMLSGETAAGDYPVESVQTMHNIAYQAEEAQDYKKLLSERTKDLQTNLVTAIGVSVAHTALNLNCTTIVAATERGHTPRIISKYRPHAHIVAVTPYDHIARQLALVWGVVPVVKKGKNDTDELLRKSVIAAQETGLVKTGDLIIITAGVPTGQAGTTNLMKVHLVGETLIKAQGIGRASTVGHAIKVKDVASLENQNLSDKIIVAQSTHKDMVPYLEQCKGIVVEEGGLTSHAAIVGLNLSKPTIVGANDIMNLIEDGQLITIDAEQGTVFEGHANVL, from the coding sequence ATGCGTAAAACGAAAATAGTGTGTACGATTGGGCCAGCATCAGAATCAAAGGAAAAATTACACGCTTTAATGGAAGCTGGTATGAATATTGCTCGACTTAATTTTTCACATGGTGATTATGAAGAGCATCAAGCAAGAATTGAAAATATTAGAGAAGTATCAAAATCATTAAATAAAACAGTTGGTATTTTACTTGATACAAAAGGACCTGAAATAAGAACACATAATATGAAAGATGATGCGATTGAATTAACGAAAGGTTCTAAACTTGCAGTATCAATGAAAGAAGTTTTAGGGGATACTGATAAAATTTCAGTGACTTATGCAGATTTAATTCATGACGTATCGGAAGGTTCTAAAATACTATTGGATGATGGGTTAATTGGTTTGACTGTAGAATCTGTTGATCAAGATCACCAATTGATTCATACAGTCGTCAATAATAATGGAACGTTGAAAAATAAAAAAGGTGTAAATGTTCCAGGAGTATCAGTTAATTTACCGGGGATTACTGAAAAAGATGCAAGTGACATCCGCTTTGGTATCGAACAAGGTGTTGACTTTATTGCAGCAAGTTTTATTAGAAGACCCAGTGATGTACTTGAGATTAGAGAATTGCTTGAAGAAACAGACGCTACACACATTCAAATAATCCCTAAAATCGAAAATGAAGAAGGAATCTTGAATATTGATTCAATTTTAGAAGTATCTGATGGATTAATGATCGCTCGTGGTGACATGGGTGTGGAAATTCCACCTGAAAAAGTACCGATGGTCCAAAAAGACTTAGTTAGAAAGTGTAATATTTTAGGGAAACCTGTCATCACGGCGACTCAAATGCTTGATTCAATGCAACGTAACCCTAGATGTACGAGAGCAGAAGCAAGCGATGTTGCTAACGCGATTTATGATGGCACAGATGCAGTCATGCTGAGTGGTGAAACAGCCGCCGGGGATTATCCAGTAGAATCAGTTCAAACGATGCATAATATTGCTTATCAAGCAGAAGAAGCACAAGATTACAAAAAACTATTAAGTGAAAGAACAAAAGATTTACAAACAAACTTAGTGACAGCAATAGGTGTATCTGTTGCACATACTGCGTTAAACTTAAATTGTACAACGATTGTTGCAGCAACAGAGAGAGGCCATACACCTAGAATTATATCTAAGTATCGTCCGCATGCACATATTGTTGCAGTCACACCGTATGATCATATCGCTAGACAGCTTGCATTAGTATGGGGTGTTGTACCAGTTGTTAAAAAAGGTAAAAACGATACCGATGAATTATTGAGAAAATCTGTAATCGCAGCACAAGAAACAGGACTCGTGAAGACAGGTGATTTAATCATTATCACTGCAGGTGTACCGACAGGACAAGCAGGAACGACGAACTTGATGAAAGTACATCTTGTTGGTGAGACACTGATTAAAGCTCAAGGGATTGGACGAGCTTCAACGGTAGGACATGCAATCAAAGTAAAAGATGTAGCATCGTTAGAAAATCAAAATTTATCTGATAAAATTATTGTTGCACAAAGCACGCATAAAGACATGGTGCCTTACCTTGAACAATGTAAAGGAATAGTCGTTGAAGAAGGTGGATTGACAAGTCATGCCGCGATTGTCGGATTAAACTTATCGAAACCAACAATTGTCGGTGCAAATGATATCATGAATCTTATTGAAGATGGTCAATTGATTACGATTGACGCAGAGCAAGGAACAGTCTTTGAAGGACACGCGAATGTATTGTAA
- the icd gene encoding NADP-dependent isocitrate dehydrogenase encodes MADKITTQNGELQVSNNPIIPFIEGDGIGPDIWKAASKVLDAAVEKAYNGEKKIEWKEVYAGQKAFDKTGEWLPEETLNTIREYLIAIKGPLTTPIGGGIRSLNVALRQELDLFTCLRPVRYFEGVPSPVKRPEDTDMVIFRENTEDIYAGIEFKEGTPEVKKVIDFLQNEMGQTNIRFPETSGIGIKPVSKEGTERLVRAAIQYAIDNNRKNVTLVHKGNIMKFTEGSFKAWGYELAEREFGDKVFTWKEYDRIVEEDGKDAANKAQDDAVAAGKLIVKDSIADIFLQQILTRPAEFDVVATMNLNGDYISDALAAQVGGIGIAPGANINYETGHAIFEATHGTAPKYAGMDKVNPSSVLLSGVLMLEHLKWQEAADLVTKAVEKTIASKVVTYDFARLMDGATEVKCSEFADELIKNM; translated from the coding sequence ATGGCAGATAAAATTACAACACAAAATGGTGAATTACAAGTTTCAAATAATCCAATCATTCCTTTCATTGAAGGTGATGGAATTGGTCCAGATATCTGGAAAGCTGCAAGTAAAGTTTTAGATGCAGCAGTTGAAAAAGCGTACAATGGAGAAAAGAAAATCGAATGGAAAGAAGTTTATGCGGGTCAAAAAGCTTTCGATAAAACTGGTGAATGGTTACCTGAAGAGACATTAAATACAATTCGTGAATATTTAATTGCGATTAAAGGTCCATTAACAACACCAATTGGCGGAGGTATTCGCTCATTAAACGTTGCATTACGTCAAGAATTAGACTTATTTACATGTTTACGTCCCGTTCGTTATTTTGAAGGTGTACCGTCTCCTGTTAAACGTCCAGAAGATACAGATATGGTTATTTTCCGTGAAAATACTGAAGATATTTATGCAGGCATTGAATTTAAAGAAGGAACGCCTGAAGTGAAGAAAGTGATTGATTTCTTACAAAACGAAATGGGTCAAACGAATATTAGATTCCCTGAGACTTCAGGTATTGGAATTAAGCCAGTTTCTAAAGAAGGAACTGAAAGATTAGTTCGTGCAGCGATTCAATATGCAATTGACAACAACCGTAAAAATGTAACGTTAGTACACAAAGGTAACATTATGAAATTTACTGAAGGTTCATTTAAGGCTTGGGGTTATGAGCTTGCTGAGCGTGAGTTTGGAGATAAAGTATTTACTTGGAAAGAGTACGATAGAATTGTCGAAGAAGATGGAAAAGATGCAGCGAATAAAGCACAAGATGATGCTGTTGCAGCCGGCAAACTAATCGTTAAAGATTCAATCGCTGATATTTTCTTACAACAAATACTAACTCGTCCTGCTGAGTTTGATGTTGTTGCAACGATGAATTTAAATGGTGATTATATTTCTGATGCATTAGCTGCTCAAGTGGGTGGTATTGGGATTGCACCAGGCGCTAATATTAACTATGAAACGGGTCATGCTATTTTTGAAGCGACACATGGCACGGCGCCGAAATATGCAGGCATGGACAAAGTTAACCCATCATCAGTATTATTAAGTGGTGTATTAATGTTAGAACATCTAAAATGGCAAGAAGCAGCAGATTTAGTAACGAAAGCTGTTGAGAAAACAATTGCGTCTAAAGTCGTAACATATGACTTTGCCCGTTTAATGGACGGTGCGACTGAAGTGAAATGTTCTGAATTTGCAGATGAATTGATCAAAAATATGTAA